A region from the Geobacter benzoatilyticus genome encodes:
- a CDS encoding YtxH domain-containing protein — protein MADDEKGISVGTVFLSFLAGTAVGAGLGLLLAPKTGKEMRENILDLTDDAIDRIKGFTKEAQSKIKDTYEETKDLISEKKSIITSAIEAGKEAMEREKDKYGQM, from the coding sequence ATGGCAGACGACGAAAAAGGGATAAGTGTCGGGACGGTTTTCCTCTCATTTCTGGCAGGCACCGCGGTCGGCGCGGGGCTCGGGCTCCTGCTGGCGCCGAAAACCGGCAAGGAGATGCGGGAGAATATTCTTGACCTGACCGATGATGCGATCGACAGGATCAAGGGGTTCACCAAGGAGGCCCAGAGCAAGATCAAGGATACCTACGAAGAGACGAAGGATCTGATCTCCGAGAAGAAGTCGATCATCACTTCGGCCATCGAAGCCGGCAAGGAAGCGATGGAGCGGGAAAAAGACAAGTACGGTCAGATGTAG
- the metX gene encoding homoserine O-acetyltransferase MetX yields MSVGIVQKKSVTFDSELRLESGRILGPITLAYETYGELNAERSNAVLVAHAWTGDAHLAGKHSEDDTKPGWWDAIVGPGRLLDTDRWFVICSNVIGSCYGSTGPASINPRTGKRYNLSFPVITVRDMVKAQAMLLDYLGIDRLVTVLGGSMGGMQALEWATQFPDRVRSAIALATTSRPSPQAISLNAVARWAIFNDPTWKKGEYRKNPKDGLALARGIGHIAFLSDESMWQKFGRRFSARDGLFDFFGQFEVERYLSYNGYNFVDRFDTNSFLYLAKALDLYDLAWGYESVEEAFAQVKAPIQFFAFTSDWLYPPYQTEEMANVLRSLGKPVEYHLIESAYGHDAFLLEHETFTPMVREFLDKVEESP; encoded by the coding sequence ATGTCCGTCGGCATCGTGCAAAAAAAATCTGTGACCTTCGACTCCGAACTCCGGCTGGAGAGCGGCCGTATCCTCGGCCCCATCACGCTGGCCTACGAGACCTACGGCGAGCTCAATGCCGAGCGCTCCAACGCGGTCCTGGTTGCCCACGCCTGGACCGGCGACGCCCACCTGGCAGGGAAACACAGCGAAGACGACACGAAACCGGGATGGTGGGACGCAATCGTCGGGCCGGGGCGGCTTTTGGACACCGACCGCTGGTTCGTCATCTGCTCCAACGTAATCGGCTCCTGCTACGGCTCCACGGGCCCAGCCTCCATCAACCCCAGGACCGGCAAGCGCTACAATCTCTCGTTCCCGGTAATCACCGTCCGCGACATGGTCAAGGCCCAGGCAATGTTGCTGGATTACCTGGGAATAGACCGGCTCGTCACCGTGCTGGGGGGGAGCATGGGGGGGATGCAGGCCCTGGAATGGGCAACCCAGTTCCCCGACCGGGTCCGCTCGGCAATCGCCCTGGCCACCACGAGCCGCCCCTCGCCCCAGGCCATCTCCCTTAACGCCGTGGCCCGCTGGGCCATCTTCAACGACCCCACCTGGAAAAAGGGTGAGTACCGGAAGAACCCGAAGGACGGCCTGGCCCTGGCCAGGGGAATCGGGCATATCGCCTTTCTTTCCGACGAATCCATGTGGCAGAAGTTCGGCCGCCGCTTCAGCGCCCGGGACGGCCTCTTCGACTTCTTCGGCCAGTTCGAGGTGGAGCGCTATCTCTCCTACAACGGCTACAACTTCGTGGACCGCTTCGACACCAATTCATTCCTCTATCTGGCCAAGGCCCTTGACCTCTACGACCTGGCATGGGGATACGAATCCGTTGAGGAGGCGTTCGCCCAGGTAAAGGCGCCGATACAGTTCTTCGCCTTCACCTCCGACTGGCTCTACCCCCCCTACCAGACCGAGGAGATGGCAAACGTCCTGCGCTCCCTCGGCAAGCCGGTGGAGTACCACCTGATCGAGTCGGCCTACGGACACGACGCCTTCCTTCTGGAGCACGAAACCTTCACCCCCATGGTTCGGGAGTTTCTGGACAAGGTGGAAGAATCGCCGTAA
- a CDS encoding UDP-2,3-diacylglucosamine diphosphatase, translating into MHAIFIADAHLRHEGDENYLLLMEFLDGLKGSIDTLFILGDLFEFWVGYETVPFTHYLPILARLEELVKSGVEIVYVEGNHDFNMGPFFTKTLGARVYPDSAILPIEGKNVYLCHGDNVNSRDYSHRLLRWVLHSPIIPLATHIIPPAVASWIAEKMSAQSKKKHGRRRHQWDYTALLRSFAAERFREGCDVVVSGHFHIPFKDEADGTVLLSLGDWITHFTYGEWRDGVVSLKRYREPEAGDR; encoded by the coding sequence ATGCACGCTATTTTTATCGCCGACGCCCACCTGCGACACGAGGGGGACGAAAACTACCTGCTGCTCATGGAATTTCTGGACGGACTCAAGGGCTCCATCGACACCCTCTTTATCCTGGGAGACCTCTTCGAGTTCTGGGTAGGCTACGAAACCGTCCCCTTCACCCACTATCTCCCCATCCTGGCCCGACTGGAAGAACTGGTCAAAAGCGGCGTTGAAATCGTCTATGTGGAAGGGAACCACGATTTCAACATGGGGCCGTTTTTCACCAAAACCCTCGGCGCCCGCGTCTATCCCGATTCGGCGATCCTGCCCATAGAGGGGAAAAACGTCTATCTCTGCCACGGCGACAACGTGAACAGCCGGGATTACTCACACCGGCTCCTGCGCTGGGTCCTCCACAGCCCCATCATCCCTTTGGCCACCCATATCATCCCCCCCGCCGTTGCCTCGTGGATCGCCGAGAAGATGTCCGCCCAAAGCAAAAAGAAGCATGGCCGGCGCCGGCATCAATGGGACTATACAGCTCTTTTGCGCTCCTTTGCGGCAGAGCGGTTCAGGGAGGGGTGCGACGTGGTCGTCTCGGGACATTTCCACATCCCGTTCAAGGATGAAGCCGACGGCACCGTTCTTCTCTCCCTGGGAGACTGGATCACCCATTTTACCTATGGGGAATGGCGGGACGGCGTAGTGTCGCTGAAGCGATACCGGGAACCGGAGGCCGGGGACCGGTAA
- a CDS encoding DUF948 domain-containing protein: protein MKICVGPWGELRATAEHFVCKRRGGWGIVTPTSGPGRMLALSSFYSILTLLSILEEKFYMSVTAFAVVVLALALVVLVAFMIPTLIEIRKAAADLRGFVSQTGGELKPVLIELERTLTELRTVTAGIAEKREDVQTFMEAVGDTGRNLRTINAVVGSVAQAAATSSIWLTGARAAGKFLTQRIITRRG, encoded by the coding sequence ATGAAAATTTGTGTCGGCCCATGGGGCGAACTCCGCGCCACTGCTGAGCATTTCGTTTGCAAACGCCGCGGGGGATGGGGTATAGTTACCCCCACTTCCGGCCCCGGCCGGATGCTTGCATTGTCCAGCTTCTATTCTATACTTACATTACTTTCCATTCTGGAGGAAAAGTTCTACATGAGTGTGACTGCATTTGCCGTGGTTGTGCTGGCCCTTGCTCTTGTGGTGCTGGTGGCTTTCATGATCCCGACCCTGATTGAGATCCGGAAGGCCGCGGCGGATCTGCGGGGATTCGTAAGTCAGACCGGAGGCGAACTGAAGCCGGTGCTCATCGAGCTTGAGCGGACCCTGACCGAACTGCGTACGGTAACCGCAGGGATCGCCGAAAAGCGCGAGGATGTGCAGACCTTCATGGAGGCTGTCGGCGACACCGGTCGCAACCTTCGCACCATCAATGCCGTTGTCGGGTCGGTTGCGCAAGCGGCGGCCACCTCGTCGATCTGGCTTACCGGCGCGAGGGCGGCAGGCAAGTTTCTTACACAGCGAATTATTACTAGAAGGGGGTAA
- a CDS encoding YihY/virulence factor BrkB family protein yields MARKAGAADKIVDFFTHALWAMEADSLGPVKGRLVRWLQIGALVVKDFLDDQCLIRASALAFSTLLSIVPFFALAFAVLKGFGVQNTLEPLILDQVAAGSHEIVDGIVTYINNTKVGSLGAVGLAALIITVVTLLGNVEEAFNVIWGVRETRSLYRKFSDYLSVLVSGPILLLAAVSATTTIENQALVQWLLKTMYLGDLLVLIFHFVPYVSIWLALVFLYMFIPNTKIRFRSALVGGVIAGTLWQGAQWGYITFQVGVAKYNAIYGTLAVLPVFMVWLYTSWVIVLLGGEVVYAHQHLRTFLREVRTPALSSAARERLALAFFYEISLAFHHDRPAWSMAGLAERLDVPERSVREIFESLVDAGIVATGCGDDPLCLPARELEHILVRDVLAAMRSQGVDLPERLEGEGSSVVNDLWDTIEGAVQGAVGDLNFRDLASRLPVPGNSTLEHVS; encoded by the coding sequence ATGGCGCGAAAAGCGGGAGCGGCGGACAAAATCGTTGATTTTTTTACCCATGCCCTGTGGGCCATGGAGGCTGATTCCCTGGGCCCGGTCAAGGGGCGTCTCGTGCGCTGGCTTCAGATCGGTGCCCTGGTCGTAAAGGATTTCCTGGACGACCAGTGTCTCATCCGGGCGTCGGCCCTCGCCTTTTCAACGCTTCTTTCCATAGTTCCCTTCTTTGCCCTTGCCTTCGCCGTGCTGAAGGGGTTCGGGGTCCAGAATACCCTGGAGCCCCTGATTCTTGACCAGGTGGCAGCTGGTTCCCACGAAATCGTCGACGGCATCGTGACCTATATCAACAACACCAAGGTGGGCTCCCTTGGCGCCGTCGGCCTTGCCGCCCTCATCATTACCGTGGTGACGCTCCTGGGGAACGTGGAGGAAGCGTTCAACGTAATATGGGGTGTCCGGGAGACCCGCTCCCTTTACCGCAAATTCAGCGATTACCTGAGCGTGCTGGTGAGCGGTCCGATTCTTCTCCTGGCCGCGGTGAGCGCTACCACCACCATCGAAAACCAGGCTCTGGTCCAGTGGCTGCTGAAGACCATGTACCTGGGCGATCTGCTGGTTCTCATCTTCCATTTTGTCCCCTACGTCAGTATCTGGCTTGCCCTCGTCTTCCTCTATATGTTCATACCCAACACCAAGATCCGCTTCCGGTCGGCCCTGGTGGGGGGTGTCATTGCCGGGACCCTCTGGCAGGGGGCGCAGTGGGGGTATATCACCTTCCAGGTGGGGGTGGCCAAGTACAACGCCATATACGGTACGCTGGCGGTGCTGCCGGTCTTCATGGTGTGGCTCTACACGAGTTGGGTCATTGTTCTGCTGGGGGGGGAGGTGGTGTACGCTCACCAGCATCTGCGGACATTCCTGCGCGAGGTGCGCACCCCGGCCTTGAGCAGCGCTGCCCGCGAACGTCTGGCCCTGGCTTTTTTCTACGAGATTTCGCTGGCGTTTCATCACGATCGCCCTGCCTGGAGCATGGCGGGGCTTGCCGAGCGCCTCGATGTGCCCGAGCGGTCAGTGCGCGAGATTTTTGAATCCCTGGTGGATGCCGGAATAGTGGCGACCGGGTGTGGTGATGATCCCCTCTGTCTGCCTGCAAGGGAATTGGAGCATATACTGGTGCGGGATGTACTTGCGGCAATGAGGAGCCAGGGGGTTGACCTCCCGGAGAGGCTGGAGGGAGAGGGTTCTTCAGTGGTGAATGACCTGTGGGACACGATAGAGGGAGCTGTTCAGGGTGCGGTCGGGGACCTGAATTTCCGGGATTTGGCGTCCCGGCTGCCGGTACCCGGCAATAGTACTCTGGAGCATGTTTCATGA
- a CDS encoding YkgJ family cysteine cluster protein yields MQCLRCGTCCTAPDISTLGKPAGVPCIHLDASGLCTIYDERPAVCRGYRPDAICSMVAAPTLEERVEKYLELFGLERK; encoded by the coding sequence ATGCAGTGCCTTCGCTGCGGCACCTGTTGTACCGCCCCTGACATTTCGACTCTCGGGAAGCCTGCCGGGGTGCCGTGCATCCATCTGGACGCATCAGGGCTTTGCACCATTTACGATGAGCGTCCCGCGGTCTGCCGGGGTTACCGTCCCGACGCGATCTGCTCCATGGTGGCGGCGCCGACCCTGGAGGAACGGGTGGAAAAATATCTGGAACTGTTCGGACTCGAACGGAAGTGA
- a CDS encoding GPMC system family 4 glycosyltransferase, whose product MKIAFITPYYNPPVRGNAVTVRRIAGNLAAAGCETAVYSLDALTAGDILREVLPTSPDVIHGFHAFHGGRPAREIAAAAGVAYVVTITGSDVYEAMLDGRRGETLAVLRDAAAIVVFDSSVKQRIAGHHPSLAEKIQIIPQGVELPGEDFTWGPERFDGGEFVFFLPAGLRPVKNIDSALAPLAELHRNDPRIRLLVAGPVLDPAYGAQLLEELERYPFARYLGAVGRGAIGALYRRADVVLNTSVFEGGMANSVLEAMAFGRPVLAADIEGNRSLVKEGKTGLLFRHEAEFLEKAEKLLRDGALRRRLGDEGSRLVREQFSVEREAAAYRDLYCRVLSR is encoded by the coding sequence ATGAAGATTGCCTTCATCACACCGTATTATAACCCCCCCGTCAGGGGGAACGCCGTCACCGTCAGGCGCATAGCAGGCAACCTTGCCGCTGCCGGCTGCGAGACGGCAGTCTATTCCCTCGACGCGCTGACTGCCGGTGATATCCTCCGGGAAGTCCTGCCGACGAGCCCCGATGTCATTCATGGATTCCATGCCTTTCACGGGGGGCGGCCGGCAAGGGAGATCGCCGCTGCCGCCGGTGTCGCCTATGTCGTCACGATTACCGGCTCCGACGTCTATGAGGCCATGCTGGACGGCCGGAGGGGGGAAACCCTGGCCGTACTTCGTGACGCTGCTGCCATCGTGGTTTTCGACTCGAGCGTAAAGCAGCGAATTGCCGGCCACCACCCGAGTCTCGCGGAAAAAATCCAGATTATCCCCCAGGGGGTTGAACTCCCCGGCGAGGATTTCACCTGGGGGCCTGAGCGCTTCGATGGCGGCGAGTTCGTGTTCTTTCTCCCGGCAGGGCTTCGTCCGGTAAAGAACATCGATTCCGCCCTGGCCCCACTGGCCGAACTCCATCGAAATGATCCCCGAATCCGGCTGCTGGTGGCCGGACCCGTCCTTGATCCTGCATACGGAGCGCAGCTGCTGGAGGAACTGGAACGTTACCCCTTTGCCCGTTATCTGGGGGCTGTCGGCCGTGGTGCCATCGGGGCGCTCTACCGGCGGGCCGATGTCGTGCTCAATACCTCGGTTTTCGAAGGAGGAATGGCCAACAGCGTTCTGGAGGCCATGGCTTTCGGGCGGCCGGTGCTGGCTGCGGACATCGAGGGGAACCGGTCCCTGGTCAAGGAAGGGAAAACGGGGCTTTTGTTCCGGCACGAAGCGGAATTCCTGGAAAAAGCCGAAAAATTGCTGCGCGACGGCGCACTGCGAAGGCGGCTGGGGGATGAGGGGAGCCGGCTTGTGCGGGAGCAGTTCTCGGTGGAGCGGGAGGCGGCGGCGTATCGCGATCTGTATTGCAGGGTGCTGTCGCGCTGA
- a CDS encoding penicillin-binding transpeptidase domain-containing protein: MQDFKHLTSKGRFSFSSLKRRQKAAPRNSFKRLEEPKPRKTRLRVMLPLLAAAIASYPIFSSVFSGRPAVSSTSQDTDSTSKLPRDLDVFSSFRLGAGLLPTARFDGNRFTAPIPEGGTIVYSIDNELQQRVEQVMAQFDVPYGVFVAIEPKTGKVLALASHSSMSPAWAERAYYGVYPMASLFKIVTATAALEQGKVTPDTVIPFRGGLYSESSRYWSTLPKRGAQEMDLTTAMGKSVNPVFGRLASDIAGRESVLRCAERYGFNHYLLPGTPVQPSKAEHPQTEDDLRLMGAGLGREVKISPVHAAVMMAAIANGGTMLAPSLVDEIRNTKDKVTYTHVPRTIRSIAAPEVTAQLSQMLSSSVTRGTSRRAFHDSHGRPKIANINIAAKTGSINGTDPEGHYSWFAAYAPIENPQIALAALVVNPDKWKIKAPYLGEQALEAFFMRGPESRR; this comes from the coding sequence ATGCAAGATTTCAAACATTTGACCAGTAAGGGCCGTTTTTCTTTTTCCTCTCTCAAGAGGCGGCAGAAAGCTGCTCCCCGTAACTCCTTCAAGAGGCTCGAAGAGCCGAAACCCCGCAAAACGAGGCTCCGCGTCATGCTTCCGTTGCTTGCGGCGGCCATTGCGTCCTATCCGATATTCTCGTCCGTTTTTTCCGGGCGCCCGGCCGTTTCCAGTACCAGTCAGGATACGGATTCCACATCAAAGCTTCCCCGCGACCTCGATGTTTTCAGTTCTTTCCGCCTTGGCGCCGGACTTCTCCCGACGGCCCGGTTCGATGGCAACCGGTTCACGGCCCCCATTCCCGAAGGGGGGACCATTGTCTATTCCATAGACAACGAGCTCCAGCAGCGGGTTGAGCAGGTCATGGCCCAGTTCGACGTCCCCTACGGGGTGTTTGTGGCAATCGAGCCCAAGACCGGCAAAGTCCTGGCCCTGGCTTCCCATTCGTCCATGTCGCCGGCATGGGCGGAACGGGCTTACTATGGCGTCTACCCCATGGCCTCCCTCTTCAAGATCGTCACCGCTACGGCGGCCCTTGAGCAGGGAAAGGTTACCCCCGATACGGTAATTCCCTTCCGGGGGGGGCTCTATTCGGAGAGTTCCCGTTACTGGAGCACCTTGCCAAAAAGGGGAGCCCAGGAGATGGACCTGACGACCGCCATGGGCAAGTCGGTCAATCCGGTTTTCGGAAGGCTCGCCAGCGACATAGCGGGGCGGGAGTCGGTGCTGCGCTGTGCTGAGCGCTATGGTTTCAACCACTACCTGCTGCCCGGAACGCCTGTCCAGCCGAGCAAGGCGGAGCACCCCCAGACCGAAGACGACCTTCGGCTCATGGGAGCCGGTCTTGGCCGCGAGGTGAAGATTTCCCCGGTCCATGCCGCCGTCATGATGGCCGCCATCGCCAACGGCGGCACCATGCTCGCCCCCTCCCTTGTCGATGAAATCAGAAACACCAAAGACAAGGTTACCTACACCCACGTACCCCGTACCATCCGCTCCATAGCGGCTCCCGAGGTAACGGCGCAGCTTTCGCAAATGCTCTCTTCCTCGGTTACCAGGGGAACTTCCCGCCGGGCATTCCATGACAGCCATGGCCGCCCCAAGATCGCCAATATCAACATTGCCGCCAAGACCGGCTCCATCAACGGAACCGATCCCGAGGGCCATTACAGCTGGTTTGCCGCCTATGCCCCCATTGAAAATCCCCAGATTGCGCTTGCCGCCCTTGTTGTGAATCCCGATAAGTGGAAAATAAAAGCGCCCTATCTTGGCGAGCAGGCACTTGAGGCATTCTTCATGCGGGGGCCGGAAAGCCGGCGCTAA